From Streptomyces sp. GSL17-111, one genomic window encodes:
- a CDS encoding MFS transporter — translation MTTTLSESPSGGRLFASARLPSFRLLWLGQVLSLLGDGFSYIAFAWITLSLTQSTLALGIVLALQAIPRALLTMVGGSLSDRFSARALMTMSSWARAAVMTAVAVAGFAGLLNIVLLCVAAALFGAVDAFFQPARMSILPTVVDKDMLVPANALLSVGSRGAAVLGPAIGGVVVAFSDAHFAFLVDGVCFALCGLCVSRVRTLREPAAPTAEQGPLESMLTRIKAGIRFAVADPRIRSMVAADMAVTFCYAGAFTVGFATLAKTQLDGGATTLGILSGALAGGAMLGGLAGGAVSIRPRVGLMVAALTSWLAIGMLVLGLLPGTVTAVAAVLAMGFGIGFEGVFTLSWVQRNVDESMLSRVISFDMVLGYAVAPISLVLCGALADVRPDLMFIGAAVILGATTVGVLSSRPVREMR, via the coding sequence ATGACCACGACACTGTCCGAATCTCCGTCAGGCGGTAGGCTGTTCGCCTCGGCCCGGCTGCCATCGTTTCGGCTGCTCTGGCTCGGCCAGGTGCTGTCCCTGCTCGGCGACGGGTTCAGCTACATCGCGTTCGCCTGGATCACCCTCAGCCTCACCCAGTCCACCCTCGCCCTCGGCATCGTGCTCGCGTTGCAGGCGATCCCCAGGGCGCTGCTGACGATGGTCGGCGGGTCGCTGTCCGACCGGTTCTCCGCCCGCGCCCTGATGACCATGTCGAGCTGGGCACGGGCTGCGGTGATGACCGCGGTGGCGGTGGCGGGCTTCGCGGGACTGCTCAACATCGTGCTGCTGTGCGTGGCCGCCGCGCTGTTCGGTGCGGTGGACGCGTTCTTCCAGCCCGCCAGGATGTCCATCCTGCCGACCGTGGTGGACAAGGACATGCTGGTGCCCGCCAACGCGCTGCTGTCCGTCGGCTCCCGCGGGGCGGCGGTGCTCGGCCCCGCGATCGGCGGCGTGGTGGTGGCGTTCTCCGACGCGCACTTCGCGTTCCTGGTCGACGGTGTCTGCTTCGCGCTGTGCGGTCTGTGCGTGTCGCGGGTCCGCACCCTGCGCGAGCCCGCCGCGCCCACCGCCGAACAAGGGCCACTGGAGTCGATGCTCACCCGGATCAAGGCGGGGATTCGCTTCGCGGTGGCCGACCCGAGGATTCGCAGCATGGTGGCTGCCGACATGGCGGTGACCTTCTGCTACGCCGGGGCGTTCACCGTGGGGTTCGCCACCCTGGCGAAGACCCAACTGGACGGCGGGGCGACCACGCTGGGCATCCTCAGCGGGGCGCTGGCGGGCGGCGCGATGCTCGGCGGCTTGGCGGGCGGCGCGGTCTCGATCCGACCGCGGGTCGGCCTGATGGTGGCCGCGCTGACCAGTTGGCTGGCCATCGGCATGCTCGTGCTCGGCCTGCTGCCCGGCACGGTGACGGCGGTGGCGGCGGTGCTGGCGATGGGCTTCGGCATCGGCTTCGAGGGCGTGTTCACGCTTAGCTGGGTTCAGCGCAACGTCGACGAGTCGATGCTCAGCCGGGTGATCTCGTTCGACATGGTGCTCGGCTACGCGGTCGCGCCGATCTCGCTGGTGCTGTGCGGGGCGCTCGCCGACGTCCGCCCCGATCTGATGTTCATCGGCGCGGCGGTGATTCTCGGGGCCACGACCGTCGGCGTGCTCAGCTCCCGGCCGGTCCGGGAAATGCGGTAG
- a CDS encoding MFS transporter, with the protein MNAWRRLLLAVVCGVAVASIYAAQPVLEPMGRDLGFSPELTGWIVATGQLGYLVGLMLLVPLGDVADRRRLIAAHLALTALGLLLTAVASTTWIAIVGLAVAGLFAVVVQTTVAYAASASPPAERGRNIGVVTSGVVVGILGARVVTGTLAEVAGWRSVYAVLALLSLGLAALVLAVLPQEQRPPRTSGCGQAVASLGGLFRDRTLFTRGLIAFFLFASFGTLWSGLALPLAGSPWQLSESQIGLFGIAGLAGALGAARAGRWADAGRAAPVTGLALTLLILSWATIAQLPWSLWLLVVGVILLDFAVQAVHVSNQHQLAVVHADRTSSVIGSYMVFYSLGSALGAAATTAVFSAHGWGGTSVLGAAFATCALAVWAVDRRVPSVDTHLRPGTAEPRPVRTHANAAPEQGQTFGVTMVVGDIGGLRRGRPR; encoded by the coding sequence ATGAACGCGTGGCGGCGGCTGCTGCTCGCAGTGGTGTGCGGCGTTGCGGTGGCGAGCATCTACGCCGCGCAGCCGGTACTGGAACCGATGGGACGCGATCTCGGCTTCTCGCCAGAACTCACCGGCTGGATCGTCGCGACGGGCCAGCTGGGCTACCTCGTGGGGCTGATGCTCCTGGTTCCGCTCGGCGACGTGGCCGACCGGCGACGACTCATCGCCGCGCATCTCGCGCTGACGGCTCTGGGCCTCCTCCTGACTGCGGTCGCGTCCACGACGTGGATCGCGATCGTGGGCCTCGCCGTGGCCGGCTTGTTCGCCGTGGTGGTACAGACCACCGTGGCCTACGCTGCCTCGGCGTCGCCCCCGGCCGAGCGCGGCCGGAACATCGGGGTCGTGACCTCCGGTGTCGTCGTCGGCATCCTGGGTGCCCGGGTCGTCACCGGCACGCTCGCCGAGGTGGCCGGCTGGCGGAGCGTCTACGCCGTACTGGCGCTGCTCTCACTCGGTCTGGCGGCGCTCGTCCTGGCCGTGCTGCCGCAGGAGCAGCGACCGCCCCGAACCTCCGGGTGCGGGCAGGCCGTGGCTTCGTTGGGCGGGCTCTTCAGGGACCGCACCCTCTTCACCCGCGGACTTATCGCCTTCTTCCTGTTCGCGTCGTTCGGGACGCTGTGGAGCGGGCTCGCCCTCCCCCTCGCCGGGTCCCCGTGGCAGCTGAGCGAGAGCCAGATCGGGCTGTTCGGCATCGCCGGACTCGCCGGCGCACTGGGCGCTGCCCGCGCGGGGCGGTGGGCGGACGCCGGTAGGGCGGCGCCTGTCACCGGTCTCGCCCTCACCCTGCTCATCCTCTCGTGGGCGACGATCGCGCAGCTGCCGTGGTCCCTGTGGCTGCTCGTGGTCGGAGTGATCCTGCTCGACTTCGCGGTTCAGGCCGTGCACGTCAGCAACCAGCATCAACTCGCCGTCGTACACGCGGACCGCACGAGCAGTGTCATCGGCAGCTACATGGTCTTCTACTCGCTCGGCTCCGCCCTCGGTGCCGCCGCGACCACCGCCGTCTTCTCCGCACACGGCTGGGGCGGCACCAGCGTCCTCGGAGCCGCCTTCGCGACCTGCGCGCTGGCCGTATGGGCAGTCGACCGACGCGTCCCGTCGGTCGACACCCACCTCCGGCCCGGTACGGCGGAACCGCGGCCAGTGCGGACGCATGCCAACGCCGCGCCGGAACAGGGTCAAACGTTCGGTGTAACCATGGTGGTTGGGGATATTGGCGGGCTGCGGCGAGGTCGTCCACGGTGA
- a CDS encoding NAD-dependent epimerase/dehydratase family protein, translated as MRLLVLGGTVFLGHEVAAEAVRRGHDVVCAARGTSGSVPDGATLVRVNRDTDSGLAPLAVERFDAVVDMAPISYPWVRRALQALAGSAGHWTFVSTINVYADTATVGQRADAALVDPVPEQSSRELRDGDLEGSQRYGAIKVAGENAVRETMGERAFVVRPGLIVGPGDPYDPFGYWPARFARGGRVLVPDVPKQPVQYIDVRDLAGWIVDAGERGLAGDYDGVGPAQLLPDLLAEIAAAVGAPVELVPASSERLTEAGVNQWSGRRSLPLWLGPSHHGLGGRDAQPSLDAGLRIRPLADTVASVLAWERERGLDRPRNAGLTLAEEAELLQGI; from the coding sequence ATGCGGTTACTTGTCCTCGGTGGAACGGTGTTTCTCGGCCACGAAGTGGCGGCCGAAGCGGTGCGGCGCGGCCACGACGTGGTATGCGCAGCCAGGGGTACCTCCGGTTCGGTGCCGGACGGAGCGACCCTGGTGCGGGTGAACCGGGACACCGACAGCGGTCTGGCGCCGCTGGCCGTTGAGCGGTTCGACGCGGTGGTGGACATGGCGCCGATCTCCTACCCGTGGGTGCGCCGAGCCTTGCAGGCGCTGGCCGGGTCCGCTGGGCACTGGACGTTCGTGTCCACCATCAACGTCTACGCCGACACCGCGACGGTGGGTCAGCGGGCGGACGCCGCACTGGTCGACCCGGTGCCCGAGCAGTCGTCCAGGGAACTACGCGACGGCGACCTGGAGGGCTCCCAGCGCTACGGCGCGATCAAGGTCGCCGGAGAGAACGCGGTCCGGGAGACTATGGGCGAGCGGGCGTTCGTGGTCCGGCCGGGGCTGATCGTCGGACCGGGAGATCCCTACGACCCGTTCGGCTACTGGCCCGCCCGGTTCGCCCGCGGCGGCCGCGTGCTGGTGCCGGACGTGCCCAAGCAACCGGTGCAGTACATCGACGTTCGCGACCTGGCCGGGTGGATCGTCGACGCGGGCGAGCGGGGCCTGGCAGGCGACTACGACGGGGTCGGCCCCGCCCAGCTCCTGCCCGACCTGCTCGCCGAGATCGCGGCCGCGGTCGGTGCGCCGGTCGAGCTGGTGCCCGCCTCGTCGGAGCGGCTGACCGAGGCCGGGGTGAACCAGTGGTCCGGGCGGCGCTCACTGCCGTTGTGGCTGGGGCCCTCGCACCACGGCCTTGGCGGCCGGGACGCGCAGCCGTCGCTGGACGCCGGGCTGCGAATCCGACCGCTGGCCGACACCGTCGCCTCGGTTCTGGCGTGGGAGCGCGAACGCGGGCTGGACCGTCCCCGCAACGCCGGACTGACCCTTGCCGAGGAAGCCGAGCTGCTGCAAGGGATATGA
- a CDS encoding winged helix-turn-helix transcriptional regulator, producing the protein MPRIAATARDGEWSDPDCPVARTLDLVGDRWSLLVIRDAMDGARSFTEFQRRTGIARNILTDRLRKLTAHGFIVQRTAPSGRRREYVLTDAGRDLFPVIVALRQWGERHAFAPGETHSVLVDQHGEPVPDVSPTLGDGTLLTPDTTQVRKVGS; encoded by the coding sequence ATGCCGCGCATCGCCGCAACCGCCCGGGACGGCGAGTGGTCCGACCCGGACTGCCCCGTCGCTCGCACGCTCGACCTCGTCGGCGACAGGTGGAGCCTGCTCGTCATCCGCGACGCGATGGACGGAGCGCGTTCGTTCACCGAGTTCCAGCGCCGTACCGGCATTGCCCGCAACATCCTCACCGACCGCCTGCGCAAGCTCACCGCGCACGGGTTCATCGTCCAGCGCACCGCGCCGTCGGGGCGTCGCCGCGAGTACGTGCTGACGGACGCCGGCCGCGACCTCTTTCCCGTGATCGTCGCCCTGCGGCAGTGGGGGGAACGCCACGCTTTCGCCCCCGGCGAGACCCACTCCGTGCTGGTCGATCAACACGGAGAGCCGGTGCCGGACGTCTCCCCCACCCTTGGCGACGGCACCCTGCTCACTCCCGACACCACCCAGGTGCGCAAGGTCGGATCATGA
- a CDS encoding DUF885 domain-containing protein, producing the protein MPGRGDGRHRTRGATHRLQPAGARERTELARRTLEATPLADDAERVAAAVLRERLATEVALAEADAYATLLDTLDGPVQRVRQAVELLDQGEDTVWDALLARMRAVPGALAGMRESLEAARRRGRVAPYRQVVRNARECRNMRRFMAGLPHGHGEGALRGVLDEAAAAANTALSDFASYLSGDLTADVPAADALGEDRYHLGVREFLGTRLDLRDTYQWGWDELARIRRDMSEATAKLRPGEPVSAVLAALDKDPRYLMASAEAFRDWIQELADRSVADLDGAHFVIPEPLRRIECRVASGEGVVFYLAPSEDQPRPGTVWWPLPDSDAPIATWTVPSTMFHEGAPGHHLQLGTTTLNTATLNRFQRLSCELHPGHVEGWGLYAERLMDELGYFADPAYRLGMLAGQQWRAARVVLDLGLHLRLPIPAGTGFHEGERWTPQLAREFLMEHCGMSQPGFVEFEIDRYLGRPGQAIAYKLGEKVWLETREAARRRDGPAFDLKRFHKKALDLGPMGLDLLRAELARVRWIVRLIGTDACRARPGPGFMIRPCAPGWCRE; encoded by the coding sequence GTGCCTGGCCGCGGCGATGGGCGTCACCGGACACGAGGAGCGACTCACCGACTTCAGCCCGCAGGGGCACGGGAGCGGACGGAACTGGCCCGTCGCACCCTGGAAGCGACACCGCTCGCGGACGACGCCGAACGTGTCGCGGCGGCGGTGCTGCGGGAGCGCCTCGCCACAGAGGTCGCACTGGCCGAGGCCGACGCGTACGCCACGCTGCTGGACACGCTCGACGGTCCTGTCCAGCGGGTGCGGCAAGCGGTGGAGCTGCTCGATCAGGGCGAGGACACGGTGTGGGACGCGTTGCTGGCACGAATGCGGGCCGTTCCAGGAGCCTTGGCGGGGATGCGTGAGAGCCTGGAAGCCGCGCGGCGCCGTGGGCGGGTCGCGCCCTACCGCCAAGTGGTCCGCAACGCGCGCGAGTGCCGGAACATGCGCCGGTTTATGGCCGGTCTGCCGCACGGGCACGGCGAAGGCGCACTGCGGGGCGTCCTGGACGAGGCTGCGGCCGCCGCGAACACGGCGTTGAGCGATTTCGCGTCCTACCTGTCGGGGGATCTGACGGCAGACGTGCCGGCTGCGGACGCACTGGGCGAAGACCGCTACCACCTGGGGGTCAGGGAGTTCCTGGGCACCCGGTTGGACCTGAGGGACACCTACCAGTGGGGCTGGGACGAACTGGCCCGCATCCGGCGGGACATGTCCGAGGCGACGGCGAAGCTCAGGCCGGGCGAACCGGTGTCGGCCGTTCTCGCGGCGCTGGACAAGGACCCGCGCTATCTCATGGCGAGCGCGGAAGCGTTCCGCGACTGGATCCAGGAACTCGCCGACCGCTCCGTCGCCGACCTCGACGGAGCACACTTCGTGATTCCCGAGCCGTTGCGCCGGATCGAGTGCCGGGTCGCGTCCGGTGAAGGCGTCGTCTTCTACCTGGCTCCCAGCGAGGACCAGCCCCGCCCCGGGACGGTGTGGTGGCCGCTGCCCGACTCCGACGCGCCGATCGCGACGTGGACCGTACCCAGCACGATGTTCCACGAAGGCGCCCCCGGTCACCACCTCCAGCTCGGTACGACGACCCTCAACACTGCCACCTTGAACCGCTTCCAGCGGCTGTCGTGCGAGCTGCACCCCGGCCATGTCGAAGGGTGGGGTCTCTACGCCGAGCGCCTGATGGACGAGCTGGGGTACTTCGCGGACCCGGCCTACCGACTGGGGATGCTGGCCGGCCAGCAGTGGCGGGCGGCGCGGGTCGTTTTGGACCTCGGGCTGCACCTGCGCCTCCCTATCCCCGCGGGAACGGGGTTCCACGAGGGGGAGCGCTGGACGCCGCAGTTGGCCCGCGAGTTCCTCATGGAGCACTGTGGCATGAGCCAGCCGGGGTTCGTCGAGTTCGAGATCGATCGGTACCTGGGGCGCCCCGGCCAGGCCATCGCCTACAAACTGGGGGAGAAGGTGTGGCTGGAGACCCGGGAGGCGGCCCGTCGCCGGGACGGACCCGCCTTCGACCTGAAGCGGTTCCACAAGAAGGCCCTGGATCTGGGTCCCATGGGCCTGGATCTGTTGCGTGCGGAACTGGCGCGCGTGCGGTGGATCGTTCGCCTGATCGGTACTGACGCGTGCCGAGCCCGGCCGGGACCCGGGTTCATGATCCGACCTTGCGCACCTGGGTGGTGTCGGGAGTGA
- a CDS encoding phosphopantetheine-binding protein — MVPARLAVLDRLPLTPNGKVDRSALPDLAGAHGGPSTELERELTSIVGRVLGIGQVSVGDRVFGLGGNSLHAVEVLAELRARFAAERCCTISSPDPTSPAWPPRWPPLPRGPHEPATPERPAPRYRTGRRADCRLRTRPVGGRVRGPAGEPGHAVDRPGGPPPRRRTPGPPSATVGGGHREQRRHRASGAGLLRGRHPGARPGRTPVHRVRPASRCDVVRPRTDRPRLPLRPVLPLGGRRWR, encoded by the coding sequence ATGGTGCCCGCCCGGCTGGCCGTGCTCGACCGGCTGCCGCTGACCCCGAACGGCAAGGTGGACCGGAGCGCCCTGCCGGACCTGGCCGGTGCGCACGGCGGGCCGAGCACCGAGTTGGAGCGCGAGCTGACCTCGATCGTCGGCCGCGTCCTCGGCATCGGTCAGGTGAGCGTCGGCGACAGGGTGTTCGGCCTCGGCGGCAACTCGCTGCACGCCGTCGAGGTGCTCGCCGAGCTGCGCGCCCGATTCGCCGCCGAGCGTTGCTGCACGATTTCCTCGCCCGACCCGACATCGCCTGCCTGGCCGCCGCGGTGGCCGCCGCTTCCGAGGGGGCCGCATGAACCCGCGACACCGGAACGTCCTGCACCACGGTACCGAACCGGACGTCGTGCTGACTGTCGACTTCGGACTCGGCCGGTCGGCGGCCGGGTTCGCGGACCTGCTGGCGAACCTGGACATGCGGTTGACCGTCCTGGAGGCCCGCCACCTCGGCGACGCACCCCCGGACCACCATCTGCGACGGTTGGCGGAGGACATCGTGAGCAGCGGCGCCACCGTGCGAGTGGTGCTGGGCTACTGCGCGGGCGACACCCTGGCGCTCGGCCTGGCCGAACTCCTGTCCACCGAGTTCGGCCGGCGTCCCGATGTGATGTTGTTCGACCCCGAACTGATCGGCCTCGACTCCCTCTACGCCCAGTTCTCCCGCTCGGTGGCCGTCGTTGGCGCTGA